One segment of Rickettsiales bacterium Ac37b DNA contains the following:
- the tlpA gene encoding Cytochrome biogenesis protein tlpA, translated as MIQFIILLLSFFLSFNVCLANDLPDSPTNLNYNIEEYPPQSLPDDYLFDENDKGHLLEEFDGQVVLLTFWATWCTSCLGEMQDLDILQKDFKKKPLKVIAISEDFKGIDVVSDFYKLHEIKYLDKYIDKKGVLFNAFNIIGVPTSIIINHHNKEVARVIGAVDWNDPSLRNLLNKYLQAAPGNNKEDLDQDVQGSKQNLIINVKKPSPKETESSAPKQELPSNNPPPQEEMPKLAPPTK; from the coding sequence ATGATACAGTTTATAATTTTATTATTGTCTTTCTTTCTATCTTTTAATGTTTGCCTTGCAAATGATTTACCTGATTCTCCTACTAACCTTAATTATAATATTGAAGAATACCCTCCTCAATCTTTGCCTGACGACTATCTTTTTGATGAAAATGATAAAGGCCATTTGCTAGAAGAGTTTGATGGACAAGTTGTATTATTAACTTTTTGGGCTACTTGGTGCACTTCTTGTCTCGGTGAAATGCAAGATTTAGATATATTACAAAAAGATTTTAAGAAAAAGCCTTTAAAAGTCATAGCTATATCTGAAGATTTTAAAGGTATTGATGTGGTAAGTGACTTTTATAAACTGCATGAAATAAAATATTTAGATAAATATATAGATAAAAAAGGTGTATTATTTAATGCCTTTAATATTATAGGCGTACCTACCTCTATTATTATAAACCATCATAATAAGGAAGTTGCTCGCGTGATAGGAGCTGTCGATTGGAATGATCCATCACTACGCAATCTACTTAACAAATATCTTCAAGCAGCACCCGGAAATAATAAAGAAGACCTAGATCAAGACGTTCAAGGTTCAAAACAAAATTTGATCATAAATGTTAAAAAACCATCCCCTAAAGAGACAGAATCTTCTGCACCCAAACAAGAATTACCTTCAAATAATCCTCCACCCCAAGAAGAGATGCCTAAACTAGCGCCTCCTACTAAATAA
- the fliP gene encoding Flagellar biosynthetic protein fliP precursor, protein MNNLYKTLKYLFLASVLVFITSVASAEPINFNLDDTKLTSRILQTIALITILSLAPSILVMVTSFTRIIVVLSFLRNALGIQQSPPNTVLISLALFLTAFIMSSTFETAYHEGIVPLIEEKMTEQEAIPVIIKPFQSFMLKHTREKDLSLFLSFTNKEVLDSPQDTPLEVLVPAFMISELKRAFEIGFLIFIPFLIIDILVSSILMAMGMMMLPPVAISLPFKLIFFVIIDGWHMICGSLIKSYGL, encoded by the coding sequence ATGAATAACTTATATAAAACACTCAAATATCTTTTCTTAGCCTCTGTTTTGGTATTCATTACTTCTGTGGCATCTGCTGAGCCAATCAATTTCAATCTTGACGACACTAAGCTTACTTCTAGAATTCTTCAAACTATTGCCTTAATTACTATACTCAGTCTAGCACCGTCAATTTTAGTAATGGTTACTTCTTTCACTAGAATTATTGTAGTTCTTTCATTTTTACGTAATGCACTCGGAATACAGCAAAGTCCTCCCAATACAGTATTAATTAGTTTAGCGCTATTTTTAACTGCTTTTATTATGTCTTCAACTTTTGAGACTGCGTATCATGAAGGTATTGTTCCTTTAATTGAAGAAAAAATGACAGAGCAAGAAGCCATTCCAGTAATTATAAAACCTTTCCAATCATTTATGCTTAAACACACACGTGAGAAAGATTTATCGTTATTTTTATCATTTACTAATAAAGAGGTACTGGACTCTCCACAAGATACTCCTTTAGAAGTTTTAGTACCAGCTTTCATGATTAGCGAATTAAAAAGAGCATTTGAAATTGGATTTTTAATCTTTATACCTTTTCTAATAATTGATATACTGGTTTCATCTATCTTGATGGCAATGGGTATGATGATGTTGCCACCAGTTGCGATTTCTTTACCATTTAAATTAATATTTTTTGTTATAATAGATGGTTGGCATATGATTTGTGGTAGTTTAATTAAAAGCTATGGTTTATAA
- a CDS encoding hypothetical protein (Protein of unknown function (DUF541)): MTFDCDKHSFSCSALIIGLSLIIGLSVLGYFICSASSNSKKMDRIITVTGLSERIVTSDFAIWTINFKSTGNDLLEVSKQIETDKQTITNFLLKQGFAQDEVTVGKYNVTDLLAQQYRNNNNTQDYRYIINTSLEVSSSKINLIKPAIQKIGELVQQGIVLESSSGYYAADVRYEFTKLSEIKPEMLAEATKNAYDSAKQFTNDSGSKLGKIHRAAQGDFMVDSYYGPSTDSVKAAMPMMARSYISVSGDSSTIQKKVRVMPTIEYYLID, encoded by the coding sequence ATGACCTTTGATTGTGATAAACATTCTTTTTCCTGTTCTGCCTTAATAATAGGATTAAGCTTAATTATAGGCCTTAGTGTACTTGGTTATTTTATATGTAGTGCATCTTCAAATAGTAAAAAAATGGATCGTATTATAACTGTAACAGGCCTTTCAGAACGTATTGTTACCTCTGATTTTGCAATATGGACTATAAATTTTAAATCTACAGGTAATGATTTACTTGAAGTAAGCAAACAAATTGAAACTGATAAACAAACCATTACCAATTTCTTATTAAAACAAGGTTTTGCTCAAGATGAAGTTACAGTCGGTAAATATAATGTTACCGATCTACTCGCGCAACAATATAGAAATAATAATAACACACAGGATTATCGCTATATTATTAATACTTCTCTTGAAGTAAGTTCTTCAAAAATTAATTTAATTAAACCAGCTATTCAAAAAATTGGAGAATTGGTCCAACAAGGAATAGTACTTGAATCTAGTTCGGGATATTATGCAGCTGATGTTAGATATGAATTTACTAAATTGAGCGAAATAAAACCAGAAATGTTAGCTGAAGCTACAAAAAATGCCTATGACTCTGCAAAACAATTTACTAATGATTCTGGTAGTAAACTTGGCAAAATACATAGAGCTGCACAAGGAGATTTCATGGTAGACTCTTATTATGGCCCATCTACAGACTCAGTTAAGGCTGCTATGCCTATGATGGCACGTTCTTATATTTCTGTTTCAGGCGATAGTTCTACTATACAGAAAAAAGTTAGAGTTATGCCTACAATAGAGTATTATTTAATAGATTAA
- the ccmA gene encoding Cytochrome c biogenesis ATP-binding export protein CcmA: MLSCSNITVESNYNVLFKDLGFSLLPGSLLILRGNNGSGKTTLLKLIAGIIKPTKGTVSIEHHNEYKLINYIAHKNALRTELSVIDNLIFWSELYQTPELILPALMYFGLDDIKDISCCRLSAGWQKKVALARLIACHSYIWLLDEPENNLDNSSKELLYTLIDTRVRQGGIVIIASHNNYPIPYNRELFLEDFNPNNDNVESGLISNSQKF, encoded by the coding sequence ATGTTAAGCTGTTCTAATATTACAGTAGAATCTAATTATAATGTTTTATTTAAAGACTTAGGTTTTTCACTATTACCTGGGTCTTTACTTATTCTTAGAGGTAATAATGGTAGTGGTAAAACTACTTTACTCAAATTAATAGCAGGTATTATAAAACCTACAAAAGGAACTGTTTCTATCGAACATCATAATGAATATAAGTTGATAAATTATATTGCTCATAAAAATGCTTTAAGAACTGAACTATCTGTAATAGATAATTTAATATTCTGGTCTGAATTATATCAAACTCCCGAATTAATTTTACCAGCTTTAATGTATTTTGGTTTAGATGATATAAAAGATATATCATGTTGTAGATTATCTGCTGGTTGGCAAAAAAAAGTCGCTCTTGCACGTCTTATAGCATGTCATAGTTACATATGGTTATTAGATGAACCAGAAAATAATTTAGATAATTCAAGTAAAGAACTCTTATATACTTTAATTGATACTAGAGTAAGACAGGGGGGAATAGTTATTATAGCAAGCCACAATAATTATCCCATCCCCTACAATAGGGAATTATTTTTAGAAGATTTTAATCCTAACAATGATAATGTTGAATCCGGCCTAATATCAAACTCTCAAAAATTTTAG
- a CDS encoding SMI1-KNR4 cell wall assembly regulator protein, giving the protein MSYADYKEAINWIKNNEEKCFIRKGNTIDEINKAEKKLVIELPKSYKEFLSKYGYWSCDSKEIYGLYNNTLIDFTIDQRNVNHDYKFPLGFVPIHELGNGEKSCLDTSQMNEEGECPVVAWYFGPTLPNGKCEILAEDFGAFLLDKVKSAIESLEEEE; this is encoded by the coding sequence ATGAGCTATGCAGATTACAAAGAAGCTATAAATTGGATAAAGAATAATGAAGAGAAATGTTTTATCAGAAAAGGTAATACTATTGATGAAATAAATAAAGCAGAAAAAAAATTAGTAATTGAATTACCAAAATCTTATAAGGAATTTTTGAGTAAGTATGGATATTGGTCTTGTGATAGTAAAGAAATTTATGGACTTTACAATAATACTTTAATTGATTTTACTATAGATCAACGTAACGTAAATCATGATTATAAATTTCCTTTAGGTTTTGTACCTATTCATGAATTAGGTAATGGTGAAAAATCATGTCTTGATACCTCGCAAATGAATGAAGAAGGAGAATGTCCAGTAGTGGCATGGTATTTTGGTCCAACTTTACCGAATGGTAAATGTGAAATATTAGCAGAAGATTTTGGAGCTTTTTTATTAGATAAAGTAAAATCAGCTATAGAGTCATTAGAAGAAGAGGAATAA
- a CDS encoding hypothetical protein (contains Haemagluttinin repeat domain (pfam13332) and LHH domain (pfam14411)), translating to MSVMSGEVLLSGSGGDWFVNDHLEGWLNYLGLYNPFGYHGIIFGDDHLVNGSSHKIAVVEYDGNDLDDFYLYNKVLAEELIIYLPQYTKVRGSLHLDHAARIRLVAPQGISLSGVDFNGLEVIVSTHDLEELEQILNNKDELRAKSVSKVEIAEVKGHGLWIEACAAVVGGNNRISDFRAALYCSKPIDDYSFKSLQGSVLSSSAVVVEDDGNSLGVKLEGNIAAPLIKVKSKEAFWLEGSITASEVEVVGSSVSLVGFGSIKLASYRNQDGMVGAPGSLNIYGDHGVFAPNSRIYYALYEIIEYIGECKGSDVKQKNNIDLKNYSCIEQVCLNNEISWLFGDERAASLGNAREGNLENKDRVIVDGISSLPLIKLLFKNSLELGGRVEGESGVGIVGQLLLKLEEGARVSSKQGAIKLIGSDSKFGGEVTGDYVNINADNVEFLGEIKASNLNILAMNLKNGKSVKADELCLTLGGKLENDIGVRIEFKVGSITAEELINRGIIKSDYGVFKFVGRFENEGEISNVSEDSEASLEFWSEEGSLVSRGRIKSNYYVKFISEKGEMVVDNIVVEHGNIYLFGKKVVSGELVAAGVEVKSKDWQAKDVKSKVINFTNENQDEKVLFSGKTEVEKLFVTANELSFSEESSIAIGNIILTLTGLLENNSKNPSNYVGVWVQKGGHIFNHGYLKIGDSLDMESNTGSFSNYGIVEVKNIASIKAKDFDMGEKLSGNYQQIMDNNYQLTMGNGVIKIEERFANYGKIVATNDLEIGAGSDLTSYKHIESKEGNLYLKSGGNVYSFDGVVNPYSEILAPKGRISIAADGRVHIYIMKAKNIYLSSKIEYTHAVLLQTEEDFELRAPYYFNPCGGKIEVGGMWHLIDEDPIGVRDMGAKQLSFHQLNNEWSVGRGLHFVGKDWVQHSDFELGSDLILELSGNFINYQKLIIHGKLEIKANDLVLNEGYIHTDGSIVVEAIRFGNKKIWDSVPSYKTYEFDSIASFSEIRGEMAKHRGATLENILDYWQAHDANEFSIDIDIDTNKGQMHGRGITIITSYVIHNVEGALLHSYEGMKLQAGGEVINYYHKQKNGKSIYGDGYDIMPSYIIADNGDIEIYSNDRIYSGASDIIVKNGYKLKEHARLNIGHAAETGVYMLRGISLPGCRDPHGSDGLSKHCYAETNGLYYYLTMHPYHFSRAANVYASGGFHAYSEEGAVSAIGAQILSHGEVVLAGKDIIQKPALVGNHYIGGITVGQTVSYDAKNDLILSGAVMTQGNMYLKVGSEAHIESLQHVYLQNYIWTKKYKEVIYNIVVSEVQLVAGGGIEISCGKICHLKGAKLYAQDDISISGEKVVAEVAHTKVENMIEIKKKRGFLGSKSIATAWWEDSSVVPTSIHSSHGKVTINGEEVEGKGLKIAAKEMNVKGSKKLDLSEFIYQEKMEIKTKSRGIGAPKIDKALFASKMGKSYIPISAPARISLSSWFIDSVKGAKAETITDLEGPLGLATDVLRAGQIYNKLRADNVSPSASLAQTMLAMLPSVNFNFGTIKTSVTLEERKAVLTELYAEKVEVESGGDSSFSGTQITAEKEANVHVKGNAKMEAAVESRTQEGETTSQGPVASANFNGLTVAFSHSESDYTAFGSHHVPSFIKAPQVMVEVGGDLTIKGAYIKGQKVEVAVAKKLLIESVHDINSMEADSSSISLGVSFTPAGVAPAVSFGAGESHSNSELVNFISGISGEDVSVTANKIHLVGAEIYGTEKLKVVGDVSSEDIAETRESSSYHFGFSFDPTKATGGSALTSVNFGVNNHHDNGVVHSGLGEAAKHEGTDKGGFTASFQWNTVLSEAATKIKDWFTSPKPANDHKPKVAPEWINPDEINGNSEDQENADEDNISKNNKETKKPQPKVVKKEEQVARKTAPKPQPKVVKKEEQVARKTAPENAISDYEKINNEVDKLDISDKHKKELKQAIHGVVDELYKSSPAERERIIADLSAGKYTAKETVQLKSEGKGWLSTLWSETFGSKELEAHTAIAIAAVETCLVNPACSALLVGAATAVYAKIVDALNKGIILSTPIHENKGSVLDTPAHKEESQDKGYTPWDGAGFKDQGFTPANLNSDTPGFDIHTGDDMSILYYDDSGDTIYEYWPKYVEHKGNKVYQRDDLIDPSRINPKNKKTSLENMKNGQAPTGPDNRPVNLHHLIQTEAGGVAEVTEKMHQDFTKILHINPSSFGSGIDRKEFDKWRSQYWKERAKGFE from the coding sequence ATGTCAGTAATGTCAGGGGAAGTGTTGTTATCCGGGAGCGGTGGTGATTGGTTTGTCAATGATCATCTAGAAGGATGGTTAAATTATTTAGGACTCTATAATCCCTTTGGGTATCATGGAATAATTTTTGGAGATGATCATTTAGTAAATGGTAGTAGCCATAAAATAGCTGTGGTAGAATATGATGGTAATGATTTAGATGATTTTTATTTGTATAATAAGGTACTTGCTGAAGAGCTAATTATTTATTTACCTCAGTATACCAAAGTTAGAGGTTCTTTACATTTAGATCATGCAGCCAGGATTAGGTTAGTAGCGCCACAAGGTATCTCTCTTTCTGGGGTAGATTTTAATGGTTTAGAGGTAATAGTTAGCACGCATGATTTAGAGGAACTGGAACAAATATTAAATAATAAAGATGAGCTGAGAGCTAAGTCTGTTAGTAAAGTGGAGATTGCAGAGGTTAAGGGTCATGGTTTATGGATAGAGGCGTGTGCGGCGGTAGTTGGTGGAAATAATAGGATCAGTGATTTTAGGGCAGCTTTATATTGTAGTAAACCAATTGATGATTACTCGTTTAAGAGTTTACAAGGTAGCGTGCTAAGTAGTAGCGCAGTAGTGGTGGAAGATGATGGTAATAGTTTAGGAGTAAAGCTTGAGGGAAATATTGCTGCTCCTTTGATCAAGGTTAAAAGTAAGGAAGCATTTTGGTTAGAAGGGTCTATTACTGCAAGTGAAGTAGAAGTTGTAGGAAGTTCTGTGAGTCTTGTAGGGTTTGGTAGTATCAAATTAGCAAGCTATAGGAATCAAGATGGGATGGTAGGAGCGCCTGGCAGCTTAAATATTTATGGAGATCATGGAGTATTTGCGCCAAATTCGAGGATATATTATGCGCTTTATGAGATTATAGAATATATAGGAGAGTGTAAGGGGAGCGATGTTAAGCAAAAAAATAATATAGATCTTAAGAACTATAGCTGTATAGAGCAAGTATGTTTAAATAATGAGATTAGCTGGTTATTTGGTGATGAACGTGCAGCAAGCTTGGGTAATGCGAGAGAAGGTAATTTAGAGAATAAAGATAGGGTAATAGTAGATGGCATAAGCAGTTTGCCGTTAATCAAGTTACTGTTTAAGAATAGCTTAGAGCTTGGTGGAAGGGTTGAAGGAGAGAGCGGTGTAGGTATTGTAGGTCAGCTATTATTAAAGTTGGAAGAAGGTGCAAGAGTTAGCAGTAAGCAAGGTGCGATAAAGTTGATAGGGTCTGATAGTAAGTTTGGAGGAGAAGTAACAGGTGATTATGTAAATATAAATGCAGATAATGTAGAGTTTTTAGGTGAAATCAAAGCCTCAAATTTAAATATATTAGCAATGAATTTGAAGAATGGTAAGAGTGTAAAGGCTGATGAATTATGTCTTACCTTAGGGGGTAAGTTAGAAAATGATATAGGTGTAAGGATAGAATTTAAGGTAGGTAGCATTACCGCAGAAGAGTTGATTAATCGAGGAATAATAAAATCGGATTATGGGGTATTTAAGTTTGTAGGTAGATTTGAAAATGAAGGAGAGATTAGTAATGTAAGTGAAGATTCTGAGGCATCGCTGGAATTTTGGTCAGAAGAAGGAAGTTTAGTAAGTAGAGGTAGAATCAAGAGTAACTATTATGTAAAGTTTATAAGTGAAAAAGGAGAGATGGTAGTAGATAATATAGTGGTAGAGCATGGTAATATTTATCTATTTGGGAAGAAAGTTGTAAGTGGTGAATTAGTAGCAGCAGGTGTAGAGGTAAAGAGCAAGGATTGGCAGGCAAAGGATGTTAAGAGTAAGGTAATTAACTTTACCAATGAAAACCAAGATGAGAAGGTGTTATTTAGTGGTAAGACAGAGGTAGAAAAGTTATTTGTAACAGCAAATGAGCTAAGTTTTAGTGAAGAAAGTAGTATAGCAATAGGGAATATAATTTTAACTTTAACTGGCCTGTTAGAAAATAACAGTAAAAACCCAAGTAACTATGTAGGAGTATGGGTGCAGAAAGGAGGTCATATCTTTAATCATGGTTATCTTAAAATAGGAGATAGCCTCGATATGGAGAGTAACACAGGCTCGTTTTCGAATTATGGTATAGTAGAAGTTAAGAATATTGCCTCTATAAAAGCAAAAGATTTTGATATGGGAGAAAAGCTCTCAGGTAATTATCAGCAAATCATGGATAATAATTACCAGTTAACGATGGGTAATGGTGTTATAAAAATAGAGGAAAGATTTGCTAATTATGGAAAAATAGTAGCAACGAATGATTTAGAGATTGGTGCGGGAAGTGATCTTACGAGTTATAAGCATATAGAATCGAAGGAAGGTAATCTATATTTAAAGTCTGGTGGTAATGTTTATAGCTTTGATGGAGTTGTGAACCCATATAGTGAAATTTTAGCGCCAAAAGGTCGGATTAGTATAGCTGCAGATGGTCGGGTTCATATTTATATAATGAAGGCAAAGAATATTTATCTAAGTAGCAAAATAGAATATACGCATGCTGTGTTACTTCAAACTGAGGAAGATTTTGAGTTACGAGCACCTTATTATTTTAATCCTTGCGGAGGCAAAATAGAGGTAGGAGGGATGTGGCATTTAATTGATGAGGATCCGATAGGTGTGCGAGATATGGGAGCTAAGCAGCTAAGCTTCCATCAATTGAATAATGAGTGGAGTGTAGGCAGAGGTCTTCATTTTGTAGGGAAAGACTGGGTACAACACAGTGATTTTGAACTAGGTTCTGACTTAATTTTGGAGTTAAGTGGTAATTTTATTAATTATCAGAAGCTGATTATTCATGGTAAATTGGAGATAAAAGCTAATGATTTGGTTCTGAATGAAGGTTATATCCATACTGATGGAAGTATAGTAGTAGAAGCAATTAGGTTTGGTAACAAAAAGATATGGGATAGCGTACCCTCATATAAGACGTATGAATTTGATTCGATAGCAAGTTTTTCTGAGATTAGAGGAGAGATGGCAAAGCATAGAGGAGCTACGTTAGAAAACATCCTGGACTACTGGCAAGCGCATGATGCTAATGAGTTTAGTATTGATATAGATATAGATACCAATAAAGGTCAGATGCATGGTAGAGGAATCACAATTATCACGAGCTATGTCATACATAATGTTGAAGGAGCGCTTTTACATTCGTATGAAGGAATGAAGTTACAGGCGGGTGGAGAAGTAATCAATTATTATCATAAGCAAAAGAATGGGAAAAGTATCTATGGAGATGGTTATGATATAATGCCATCTTATATAATAGCAGATAATGGTGATATAGAAATCTATAGTAATGATAGAATATATAGTGGAGCTTCTGATATAATAGTGAAAAATGGCTATAAGTTAAAAGAGCATGCGAGATTAAATATAGGTCATGCAGCAGAAACAGGAGTATACATGCTAAGAGGTATTAGTTTGCCTGGTTGTAGAGATCCGCATGGTTCAGATGGGTTAAGTAAACATTGTTATGCAGAAACGAATGGGCTTTATTATTACCTAACGATGCACCCTTATCACTTTTCGCGTGCTGCGAATGTGTATGCGTCAGGAGGATTTCATGCTTATTCGGAGGAAGGTGCAGTCTCAGCGATAGGAGCGCAAATACTCTCGCATGGTGAAGTAGTGTTAGCAGGTAAGGATATTATTCAAAAGCCAGCTTTGGTAGGGAATCATTATATTGGAGGAATAACAGTCGGTCAAACGGTGAGTTATGATGCAAAAAATGATCTGATTTTATCTGGCGCGGTGATGACACAAGGCAATATGTATTTAAAAGTAGGCAGTGAAGCACATATAGAAAGCTTGCAGCATGTATATTTACAAAACTATATATGGACGAAGAAGTATAAAGAGGTAATATATAACATAGTGGTATCAGAGGTTCAGTTAGTTGCGGGTGGCGGCATAGAGATTAGCTGCGGGAAGATTTGTCATCTTAAGGGAGCTAAGCTTTACGCGCAAGATGATATATCGATTAGTGGTGAAAAAGTGGTAGCGGAGGTAGCGCACACAAAAGTAGAGAACATGATCGAGATCAAGAAGAAGCGGGGGTTTTTAGGGAGCAAGAGTATAGCAACAGCTTGGTGGGAGGATTCAAGTGTGGTGCCAACCTCTATTCATTCAAGTCATGGTAAGGTAACGATCAATGGTGAAGAAGTGGAAGGAAAAGGATTAAAAATTGCTGCTAAAGAAATGAATGTCAAAGGTAGCAAAAAGCTGGATTTATCAGAATTTATCTATCAAGAGAAAATGGAAATCAAAACGAAAAGCAGGGGTATTGGGGCGCCCAAGATAGATAAAGCACTATTTGCAAGTAAAATGGGTAAATCTTATATACCGATCTCTGCTCCAGCCCGAATTAGTCTTAGCAGCTGGTTTATAGATTCGGTGAAAGGAGCGAAAGCTGAAACTATAACAGATTTAGAGGGTCCGCTTGGGCTAGCGACGGATGTGCTTAGAGCAGGTCAAATCTATAATAAACTTCGGGCAGATAATGTATCGCCAAGTGCCTCATTAGCCCAAACTATGCTAGCGATGTTACCGAGTGTAAATTTTAACTTTGGAACAATCAAAACTTCTGTTACATTAGAAGAAAGAAAGGCAGTGCTGACGGAGCTATATGCTGAGAAGGTGGAGGTTGAATCAGGCGGAGATAGTAGCTTTAGTGGCACGCAAATAACAGCAGAAAAAGAAGCAAATGTTCATGTCAAAGGAAATGCGAAAATGGAAGCTGCGGTAGAGAGCAGAACTCAAGAAGGAGAGACGACAAGCCAGGGGCCAGTTGCAAGTGCGAACTTTAATGGCCTAACAGTTGCATTTAGCCATTCAGAGAGTGATTATACTGCATTTGGAAGCCATCATGTGCCCTCCTTTATCAAAGCACCTCAAGTGATGGTTGAAGTGGGCGGAGATTTAACTATCAAAGGTGCTTATATTAAAGGCCAGAAAGTTGAAGTAGCTGTTGCTAAAAAGTTACTGATTGAGTCGGTGCATGACATAAACTCTATGGAAGCAGATAGTTCGAGTATATCCCTTGGTGTCTCATTTACTCCAGCTGGCGTTGCACCAGCAGTCTCTTTTGGAGCAGGAGAATCTCATTCTAACAGTGAGCTAGTGAACTTTATCTCCGGGATTAGTGGTGAGGATGTATCTGTCACAGCAAATAAAATCCACCTGGTAGGGGCTGAAATCTATGGCACAGAAAAGCTTAAAGTAGTAGGGGATGTATCTAGTGAAGATATTGCTGAAACACGTGAATCTTCGAGCTATCATTTTGGGTTCTCGTTTGATCCAACTAAAGCAACGGGTGGAAGTGCGCTCACTTCAGTAAACTTTGGTGTAAATAACCATCATGATAACGGCGTGGTTCATTCGGGTTTAGGTGAAGCAGCAAAACATGAAGGCACGGATAAAGGCGGCTTCACCGCAAGCTTCCAGTGGAACACAGTGCTCTCTGAGGCTGCAACTAAAATTAAAGATTGGTTTACATCTCCTAAACCTGCAAATGATCATAAACCTAAAGTTGCTCCTGAATGGATTAATCCTGATGAAATAAATGGTAATAGTGAAGATCAGGAAAATGCTGATGAAGATAATATATCTAAAAACAATAAAGAAACCAAAAAGCCACAACCTAAGGTTGTAAAGAAAGAAGAGCAAGTAGCAAGAAAAACTGCTCCAAAGCCACAACCTAAGGTTGTAAAGAAAGAAGAGCAAGTAGCAAGAAAAACTGCTCCAGAAAATGCTATCTCAGATTATGAAAAAATAAATAATGAAGTAGATAAATTAGATATCTCTGATAAACACAAAAAGGAGCTGAAACAGGCAATCCATGGTGTTGTAGATGAGCTTTATAAGTCATCTCCGGCAGAAAGAGAGAGGATTATAGCAGATTTATCAGCTGGTAAATATACTGCTAAGGAGACTGTGCAACTAAAATCTGAAGGAAAGGGCTGGTTATCCACCCTTTGGAGTGAAACTTTTGGCAGCAAAGAGTTGGAGGCCCATACTGCTATAGCTATAGCTGCAGTTGAAACTTGCTTAGTGAATCCAGCCTGTAGTGCCTTACTCGTTGGCGCAGCAACAGCAGTATATGCAAAGATAGTTGATGCATTAAATAAAGGTATCATCCTAAGCACCCCAATCCACGAAAATAAGGGAAGTGTGCTAGATACACCAGCTCATAAAGAGGAATCGCAGGATAAAGGCTATACTCCATGGGACGGAGCAGGCTTCAAAGATCAAGGTTTTACCCCTGCTAACCTGAACTCAGATACTCCTGGCTTTGATATTCATACCGGTGATGATATGAGTATACTTTACTATGATGATTCTGGTGATACGATATATGAATACTGGCCTAAATACGTGGAACATAAAGGGAATAAAGTTTATCAGCGTGATGATTTAATTGATCCGTCAAGGATAAATCCTAAGAATAAAAAAACTAGTTTAGAGAATATGAAGAATGGCCAAGCGCCTACTGGTCCTGATAATAGGCCAGTAAACTTACATCATTTAATCCAAACTGAAGCGGGAGGAGTAGCAGAAGTAACTGAAAAAATGCATCAGGATTTTACAAAAATATTACATATTAACCCTTCATCTTTTGGTTCTGGTATTGATAGAAAAGAATTTGATAAATGGAGAAGTCAATATTGGAAAGAAAGAGCAAAAGGTTTTGAATAG